A single genomic interval of Spinacia oleracea cultivar Varoflay chromosome 6, BTI_SOV_V1, whole genome shotgun sequence harbors:
- the LOC130463117 gene encoding uncharacterized protein, with protein sequence MSSGSPCASKKCYCGIPSKMLTSWTTDNPGRKFLTCKFSDVHTGRKGCGWFYWVDPDVVEWQRVVTNELVVEKRLLKTELRIMMTELQKLEDDKALLVAANERLERICNGGVAGMKGT encoded by the coding sequence ATGTCTAGTGGGTCTCCTTGTGCTTCAAAAAAATGTTATTGTGGCATTCCATCCAAGATGTTGACATCGTGGACAACTGATAACCCGGGGAGAAAATTCCTGACTTGTAAGTTCTCTGATGTTCACACTGGTAGGAAAGGATGTGGTTGGTTTTATTGGGTTGATCCTGATGTTGTGGAGTGGCAAAGAGTCGTGACGAATGAATTGGTGGTGGAGAAGAGATTGCTGAAAACAGAGTTGAGGATCATGATGACAGAATTGCAGAAGTTGGAGGATGACAAAGCCCTTCTTGTTGCTGCCAATGAGAGGCTTGAAAGGATATGCAATGGTGGAGTGGCTGGAATGAAGGGGACATAG